In Natrinema amylolyticum, the following are encoded in one genomic region:
- a CDS encoding SRPBCC family protein, whose amino-acid sequence MREVSVSRVVDVSSAELSAWLEPAAIVEAEGSFSVETVDDEDDATIVVASGPGIRLPLRFEDREDAIYYTQEGEHGPFSEMETWLETESVDAERTRVTIRSAVGLAAPLPFGDRIAAWKRRGELEGILETIETELA is encoded by the coding sequence ATGCGCGAGGTATCGGTCTCTCGAGTCGTCGACGTCTCTTCGGCCGAGCTATCGGCATGGCTCGAGCCGGCGGCGATCGTCGAAGCCGAGGGAAGCTTTTCGGTCGAGACCGTCGACGACGAGGACGACGCGACGATCGTCGTCGCCAGCGGCCCCGGTATCCGGTTGCCGCTGCGATTCGAGGACCGCGAGGACGCGATCTACTACACGCAGGAGGGCGAACACGGCCCCTTCTCGGAGATGGAGACGTGGCTCGAGACCGAGTCCGTCGACGCCGAGCGAACCCGAGTGACGATCCGATCGGCGGTCGGACTCGCCGCCCCGCTGCCGTTTGGCGACCGGATCGCCGCCTGGAAGCGACGGGGAGAGCTCGAGGGTATCCTCGAGACGATCGAAACCGAACTCGCTTGA
- a CDS encoding spermidine synthase, with the protein MSVRQPSAYRPTKPDVAVFVSGIISMGLEILAGRIIEPQFGSSIYTWGSIITVSLTALSLGYWQGGKQAESASTRRLIWLLLGTAGYVAIIIYARDQLLLSASVLPLPPRFASLPAAIILFGPPTYLLGFISPYSAELSQKEGTGEASGHVYALGTIGSIVGAGATTYFLIPALGIDAIGLLFGFILVGTAFALTLPALTPKPAVASIAVALLLVVAAGIGPVAFDHRGDVVYETQTAYQELEVIDDGDTRTLYLDGARHSAMDLEDPDRHVFEYTRYFHMPMLMVDDPAEVENVLFIGGGGYTGPKDYERTYDVDVDVAELDPEVSRTAEEYFGLEESENLTVHTEDGKRFLRETDKNYDVIVLDAYQKDQVPIHLTQLEFMELAEDRLTDDGVFLANVISAPSGAGSDFYRAQYKTIDEAFASTYSYRTSNWDSVQNIEVVATKEDTDFTAAELAERNDERELGIDLSDEINASLDEPNTDDVPTLTEDYAPVDNLQASTVGQEYVIEQTGEEETQPEPASIVIGSEFPDRARPAPELESIAAEPGPLEPAAA; encoded by the coding sequence ATGAGTGTGCGGCAGCCGTCCGCCTACCGGCCGACCAAACCCGACGTCGCGGTGTTCGTCTCCGGTATCATCAGCATGGGGCTGGAGATTCTCGCCGGCCGAATCATCGAACCCCAGTTCGGCAGTAGCATCTACACCTGGGGGAGCATCATCACCGTCTCCCTCACCGCCCTCAGCCTCGGCTACTGGCAGGGCGGCAAACAGGCGGAGAGCGCGTCCACCCGGCGACTGATCTGGCTCCTACTGGGAACCGCTGGCTACGTCGCGATCATCATCTACGCGCGCGATCAGTTGTTGCTCTCGGCATCGGTGCTCCCGCTCCCGCCGCGATTCGCCTCGCTGCCGGCCGCGATCATCCTCTTCGGGCCGCCGACCTACCTGCTGGGATTTATCAGTCCGTACTCGGCCGAACTCTCGCAGAAAGAGGGGACCGGTGAGGCGTCGGGCCACGTCTACGCGCTGGGGACGATCGGCAGCATCGTCGGCGCGGGCGCGACGACGTACTTCCTCATCCCAGCGCTGGGTATCGACGCGATCGGCCTCCTGTTCGGATTCATCCTCGTCGGCACCGCGTTCGCGCTCACGCTCCCCGCTCTCACGCCGAAGCCGGCGGTCGCGAGCATCGCCGTCGCACTGTTGCTCGTCGTCGCGGCCGGCATCGGTCCCGTGGCGTTCGACCACCGCGGCGACGTCGTCTACGAGACGCAGACGGCCTACCAGGAACTCGAGGTCATCGACGACGGCGATACTCGAACGCTGTACCTAGACGGGGCCCGTCACAGCGCGATGGACCTCGAGGATCCCGACCGACACGTCTTCGAGTACACGCGCTATTTCCACATGCCCATGCTGATGGTCGACGACCCTGCCGAGGTCGAGAACGTCCTGTTCATCGGCGGGGGCGGGTACACCGGGCCGAAGGACTACGAGCGGACGTACGACGTCGACGTCGACGTCGCCGAACTCGATCCCGAGGTCTCCCGGACCGCCGAGGAGTACTTCGGCCTCGAGGAGAGCGAGAACCTGACCGTCCACACGGAAGACGGCAAGCGGTTCCTCCGAGAGACCGACAAGAACTACGACGTGATCGTGCTGGACGCCTACCAGAAGGATCAGGTCCCGATTCACCTGACCCAACTCGAATTCATGGAACTGGCCGAGGACCGGCTGACCGACGACGGGGTCTTCCTCGCGAACGTCATCTCCGCGCCCAGCGGTGCCGGCTCGGACTTCTATCGCGCGCAGTACAAGACCATCGACGAGGCCTTCGCGTCGACGTACAGCTACCGCACGTCGAACTGGGACTCGGTACAGAACATCGAGGTCGTCGCGACGAAGGAAGACACCGACTTCACCGCGGCCGAACTCGCCGAACGAAACGACGAGCGCGAGCTGGGGATCGATCTGAGCGACGAGATCAACGCGTCGCTCGACGAGCCAAACACCGACGACGTACCGACCCTGACCGAAGATTACGCGCCCGTCGACAATCTGCAGGCGTCGACGGTCGGTCAGGAGTACGTCATCGAGCAGACGGGCGAGGAGGAGACGCAACCGGAACCCGCGTCGATCGTCATCGGGTCGGAATTCCCCGACCGCGCGCGGCCCGCGCCGGAACTCGAGTCTATCGCCGCCGAACCGGGGCCGCTCGAGCCCGCAGCGGCGTAG
- a CDS encoding helix-turn-helix transcriptional regulator: MESALEEIEFLALSSNRVEVLRLLAEGRRTRTELADETGASQATLGRILGDFEDRSWIRHDGSEYVATATGRLVAEGFTDLQEILETEDRLREIVDYLPTHAMDFDLRRLADATITVPSATRPNAPLGRLLGFLREADEVRAFSHTFNEQTLRVVRERATAGDQRFKGVFGRSAIDALADESELREQLEALLAAEDVEIRVREEGVPIAIMIVDEVVYLLLRDENGVLRASVDTDDDAVRAWAEDSLDHYWRTATPLESETLSE; this comes from the coding sequence ATGGAATCTGCGCTCGAGGAAATCGAGTTCCTCGCGCTCTCGTCGAACCGCGTCGAGGTGCTCAGGCTACTCGCGGAGGGCCGGCGCACGCGCACCGAGTTGGCGGACGAGACCGGTGCCTCGCAGGCGACCCTGGGACGGATTCTCGGGGACTTCGAGGATCGATCGTGGATCAGACACGACGGCAGCGAGTACGTCGCGACCGCCACCGGCCGACTGGTTGCGGAGGGATTCACCGACCTTCAGGAAATCCTCGAGACCGAGGACAGGCTCCGCGAGATCGTGGACTACCTGCCCACGCACGCGATGGACTTCGATCTCCGGCGGCTCGCGGACGCGACGATCACCGTTCCGAGCGCGACGCGACCCAACGCGCCCCTCGGACGGTTGCTCGGCTTCCTCCGGGAGGCCGACGAGGTCCGGGCGTTCTCCCACACGTTCAACGAACAGACGCTGCGGGTCGTTCGCGAGCGAGCCACCGCCGGCGACCAGCGGTTCAAGGGAGTCTTCGGCCGGAGCGCGATCGACGCGCTCGCCGACGAGTCCGAACTCCGAGAGCAACTCGAGGCGCTGCTCGCGGCCGAGGACGTCGAGATCAGGGTCCGCGAAGAGGGCGTCCCGATCGCGATAATGATCGTCGACGAGGTCGTCTACCTCCTCTTGCGCGACGAGAACGGGGTCCTGCGGGCCTCCGTCGATACCGACGACGACGCGGTGCGGGCGTGGGCCGAGGACTCGCTCGATCACTACTGGCGGACGGCGACGCCCCTCGAGTCCGAGACGCTGTCCGAGTAA
- a CDS encoding DMT family transporter, with product MVSRRTAVFFALSSLFFGGTFVAAKAGLAYFPPLLFVALRFDVAAVLMLAYVGLTSSRAELIPRTRGDVAGILATGVLAIGLTNALLFVGQQYVTSAVASIIYSLNPIMTPVFAAVLLSDERLSPRGAAGLLLGLVGVGLVVSPDPANLLGGAVGKGILFVGAIAAALGAVLIRRADSDLSSTVRVAWGLPFAAALCHLLAWSGGESAAAITWTTEAVLALAYVSVFAGAVAYIAYFGLLDETGAISANLIFYVVPVVSTLGGWALLDETIDALAVAGFLTIFAGFAVLGSKSIDVRSLLPSVPSDAPLSDEDSPVREEPRGYRSD from the coding sequence ATGGTGTCCCGCCGCACTGCCGTTTTCTTCGCCCTCTCGAGTCTGTTCTTCGGCGGCACGTTCGTCGCCGCGAAGGCCGGACTCGCGTACTTCCCGCCGCTGCTGTTCGTCGCCCTCCGGTTCGACGTCGCGGCCGTCCTCATGCTGGCGTACGTCGGCCTGACCTCCTCGCGAGCGGAGTTGATTCCCCGGACTCGCGGCGACGTCGCGGGCATCCTCGCGACCGGCGTGCTCGCGATCGGCCTGACGAACGCGCTGTTGTTCGTCGGCCAGCAGTACGTCACCAGCGCTGTCGCCTCGATCATCTATAGTCTCAATCCCATCATGACGCCGGTGTTCGCCGCGGTGTTGCTCTCCGACGAGCGCCTCTCCCCGCGGGGCGCTGCCGGACTGCTGCTGGGACTCGTCGGCGTCGGACTCGTCGTCAGCCCCGATCCCGCGAACCTGCTGGGCGGAGCCGTCGGCAAGGGGATCCTGTTCGTCGGCGCGATCGCCGCCGCGCTCGGCGCAGTGTTGATCCGCCGGGCCGACAGCGACCTCTCGAGTACGGTCCGGGTCGCCTGGGGGCTACCCTTCGCTGCGGCGCTGTGTCACCTGCTGGCCTGGTCGGGCGGCGAGTCGGCGGCCGCGATCACGTGGACGACCGAAGCGGTCCTAGCACTGGCGTACGTCAGCGTCTTCGCGGGTGCCGTCGCGTACATCGCCTACTTCGGCCTGCTCGACGAGACCGGCGCGATCAGCGCGAACCTGATCTTCTACGTCGTGCCCGTCGTCTCGACGCTCGGCGGCTGGGCGTTGCTCGACGAGACGATCGACGCGCTGGCCGTCGCCGGTTTCCTGACGATCTTCGCCGGCTTCGCGGTGCTCGGCAGCAAATCGATCGACGTTCGCTCGCTGCTCCCGAGCGTCCCGTCCGACGCGCCGCTCTCCGACGAGGATTCGCCGGTCAGGGAGGAACCGCGCGGCTACCGCTCGGACTAG
- the pth2 gene encoding peptidyl-tRNA hydrolase Pth2, with product MKQAIVARTDIGMGTGKLAAQVAHASLSAYEKADSQLQSQWKQGGQKKVVLKGDSERQLHELAEIADREGIPNAVIRDAGHTQLEPGTVTALAVGPAADDRVDSVTGELSLF from the coding sequence ATGAAACAGGCCATCGTCGCCCGCACGGACATCGGTATGGGGACCGGAAAGCTCGCCGCACAGGTCGCCCACGCGTCGCTGTCGGCCTACGAGAAGGCCGACAGCCAGCTACAGAGCCAGTGGAAGCAGGGCGGTCAGAAAAAGGTCGTGCTGAAGGGCGACAGCGAACGCCAACTCCACGAACTCGCCGAGATCGCCGACCGCGAGGGGATTCCCAACGCCGTCATCCGCGACGCCGGCCACACCCAACTCGAGCCCGGAACCGTCACCGCGCTGGCCGTCGGGCCGGCGGCGGACGACCGCGTCGACAGCGTGACCGGCGAACTCTCGCTCTTCTGA
- a CDS encoding HalOD1 output domain-containing protein — MSPRDTDGGGNIRVDYTEYESPSHALAVTIAAVEDVHVTELDPLFDYVDLEALNRLVQRTNAGETLAVDVTIDGHDVTIRDDGWLTVDDSNT; from the coding sequence ATGAGTCCACGCGACACCGATGGAGGTGGGAATATCCGCGTCGATTACACTGAATACGAATCACCGTCTCACGCGCTCGCAGTGACGATAGCCGCAGTAGAAGACGTCCACGTGACCGAACTCGATCCGCTCTTCGATTACGTCGATCTCGAGGCCCTCAATCGGCTCGTTCAACGGACGAACGCGGGCGAGACCCTGGCCGTAGACGTGACCATCGACGGACACGACGTTACGATCAGGGACGACGGATGGTTGACCGTTGACGACTCCAACACGTAA
- the dcd gene encoding dCTP deaminase yields MILSDADILERLEAGDLVVEPLDDPELQIQPASVDLRLGREFLEFQRTNIPCIHPNSEDEVDDYVTETVVDDDDDFILHPGDFVLGTTHERVEIPADLIAHVEGRSSLGRLAVVVHATAGLCDPGYRGQITLELSNLGSAPVALTPGMRISQLTFTELKTPAERPYGSERGSKYQDQDGPQASRIQSDDEFGGDQLERGD; encoded by the coding sequence ATGATCCTCTCCGATGCGGACATCCTCGAGCGCCTCGAGGCCGGCGACCTCGTCGTCGAGCCGTTAGACGACCCGGAACTGCAGATCCAGCCCGCGAGCGTCGATCTCCGACTGGGTCGGGAGTTCCTCGAGTTCCAGCGGACGAACATCCCCTGTATTCACCCGAACTCCGAGGACGAGGTCGACGATTACGTCACTGAAACCGTCGTCGACGATGACGACGATTTCATCCTCCATCCCGGGGACTTCGTGCTGGGGACGACCCACGAGCGCGTCGAGATCCCGGCGGACCTGATCGCCCACGTCGAGGGGCGCTCCTCGCTGGGTCGGCTCGCCGTCGTCGTCCACGCGACGGCCGGCCTCTGCGATCCCGGCTATCGGGGCCAGATCACCCTCGAGCTGTCGAACCTCGGCTCCGCACCGGTCGCGCTCACGCCCGGGATGCGGATCTCGCAGCTCACCTTTACGGAACTCAAGACGCCCGCGGAGCGACCCTACGGCAGCGAGCGCGGCTCGAAGTATCAGGATCAGGACGGCCCGCAGGCCTCCCGCATCCAGAGCGACGACGAGTTCGGCGGCGACCAACTCGAGCGCGGAGACTGA
- a CDS encoding Vms1/Ankzf1 family peptidyl-tRNA hydrolase produces MSLANYELHERLDRLSTASADRDVLVTLTVPSEESIGEARRPVETDYAEATQLDEQSMARPLVNALEETRSRLNEYDEIPERGLAIYAGVVDGDLVATTVDDLPVPIEEFRYEHGNEFDLEPLEDVTEPESTYGLLVVERGGVALGRLDDEGVEPIETLDSDVPGKSSAGGQSAERFERDRERQKRDFFDAIAERAEMEFLGDDPVDGVLLGGTTGTVEDFRDEADLDHRLADRLVGEFPVEYASEQGLRQLAAKGEDAIDERDRGDVRETLGAFFEAVRDDDEPVAYGVDEVDDALEYDAVETLLLSTGLEGGELQELGDRTAEQGGETVVVPDDFPDGSRFRDAFDGVGALLRFPID; encoded by the coding sequence ATGTCTCTCGCGAACTACGAACTCCACGAGCGACTCGACCGCCTCTCGACGGCGTCGGCCGACCGAGACGTGCTCGTCACGCTGACCGTCCCGTCCGAGGAATCGATCGGCGAGGCCCGTCGACCCGTCGAGACCGACTACGCCGAGGCGACGCAACTCGACGAGCAGTCCATGGCCCGGCCACTCGTGAACGCCCTCGAGGAGACCCGGAGCCGCCTGAACGAGTACGACGAGATCCCCGAGCGCGGGCTGGCGATCTACGCCGGCGTCGTCGACGGCGACCTCGTCGCGACGACCGTCGACGACCTGCCCGTTCCGATCGAGGAGTTTAGGTACGAACACGGCAACGAGTTCGATCTCGAGCCCCTCGAGGACGTCACGGAGCCCGAGTCGACCTACGGACTGCTCGTCGTCGAACGCGGCGGGGTCGCGCTGGGGCGGCTGGACGACGAGGGCGTCGAACCGATCGAGACCCTCGACAGCGACGTCCCGGGCAAATCCAGCGCCGGTGGCCAGTCGGCCGAGCGGTTCGAGCGCGACCGCGAACGCCAGAAGCGTGACTTCTTCGACGCGATCGCCGAGCGCGCCGAGATGGAGTTCCTCGGCGACGATCCGGTCGACGGCGTCCTCCTCGGGGGGACGACGGGCACCGTCGAGGACTTCCGCGACGAGGCCGACCTCGACCACCGGCTCGCGGACCGCCTCGTCGGCGAATTTCCCGTCGAGTACGCCTCCGAACAGGGCCTCCGACAGCTCGCGGCGAAGGGCGAAGATGCGATCGACGAGCGCGACCGCGGTGACGTCCGCGAGACGCTCGGGGCGTTCTTCGAGGCGGTCCGAGACGACGACGAGCCCGTCGCGTACGGCGTCGACGAGGTCGACGACGCCCTCGAGTACGACGCGGTCGAGACGCTGTTGCTCTCGACGGGTCTCGAGGGCGGCGAGCTCCAGGAGTTGGGCGACCGAACGGCCGAACAGGGCGGCGAGACCGTCGTCGTGCCGGACGATTTCCCGGACGGGAGCCGGTTCCGCGACGCGTTCGACGGCGTCGGCGCGCTGCTTCGGTTCCCGATCGACTGA
- a CDS encoding hydroxyacid-oxoacid transhydrogenase translates to MYQSDSVWDFAIADAIKFGRGAVDELGSELEQRGVSSLLVITDEQLRDAGIVDTVLESVAAETAIDVFDGVEPDPDVDVYESAIETAAAVGPDAIVGVGGGSSMDVAKVAGALVAADGDVLDYVAPPIGGGESVPDSETLVAAVPTTAGTGSESSPAAVVSLPDRELKVGISSRHLYPELSIVDPLLAVSLPPAITASSGMDALTHAIEAYTTRRYDAKEAPETAADRPDYGGRTAMTDLYAEKAIELIGGSLRRAVNNGSDVEARRDMALGSLLAGIAFTNAGLGATHAMAYPVAGENHTPHGVTVAVLLPEVMRYNAPTAFDRYGRVAELLGEPVDGLADREKGERAAAAVERLSTDIGIPSGLTDLGVEDADVPRLAEKTEDIQRLLVGNPRRVSRDDLEEIFGNAL, encoded by the coding sequence ATGTATCAGTCCGATTCAGTGTGGGACTTCGCGATCGCCGACGCGATCAAATTCGGTCGCGGTGCGGTCGACGAACTCGGGTCCGAACTCGAACAGCGCGGCGTCTCGAGTCTGCTCGTGATCACGGACGAACAGCTCCGGGACGCGGGAATCGTCGATACCGTCCTCGAGTCGGTCGCCGCCGAGACCGCGATCGACGTCTTCGACGGCGTCGAGCCCGATCCGGACGTCGACGTCTACGAGTCCGCGATCGAGACCGCGGCGGCGGTCGGTCCCGATGCGATCGTCGGCGTCGGCGGCGGGAGTTCGATGGACGTCGCGAAGGTCGCCGGCGCGCTCGTCGCCGCGGACGGCGACGTGCTCGACTACGTCGCGCCGCCGATCGGCGGCGGCGAATCGGTCCCCGACTCCGAGACGCTCGTCGCGGCGGTGCCGACGACCGCCGGAACCGGATCGGAGAGCTCGCCCGCGGCCGTGGTCTCGCTGCCGGACCGCGAACTCAAGGTCGGCATCTCGAGTCGCCACCTCTATCCCGAGCTGTCGATCGTCGATCCGCTGCTGGCCGTGTCGTTGCCGCCCGCGATCACCGCGTCCTCGGGAATGGACGCGCTCACGCACGCGATCGAGGCGTACACGACTCGCCGCTACGACGCGAAGGAAGCGCCGGAGACCGCCGCCGACCGCCCCGATTACGGCGGCCGGACGGCGATGACCGATCTCTACGCCGAGAAGGCGATCGAACTGATCGGCGGGAGTCTGCGTCGGGCGGTCAACAACGGCTCGGACGTCGAGGCTCGGCGCGATATGGCCCTCGGGAGCCTCCTCGCGGGGATCGCCTTTACGAACGCCGGGCTGGGCGCGACCCACGCGATGGCCTACCCCGTCGCCGGGGAGAACCACACGCCCCACGGCGTCACCGTCGCCGTGTTGCTGCCAGAAGTCATGCGATACAACGCGCCGACGGCGTTCGACCGCTACGGCCGCGTCGCCGAACTCCTCGGCGAACCCGTCGACGGGCTCGCCGACCGCGAGAAAGGTGAGCGCGCCGCCGCCGCCGTCGAACGGCTCTCGACCGACATCGGCATCCCGTCGGGACTCACCGATCTCGGCGTCGAGGACGCCGACGTCCCGCGGCTCGCCGAGAAGACCGAAGACATCCAGCGACTGCTGGTTGGGAACCCGCGGCGGGTCTCCCGGGACGACCTCGAGGAAATTTTCGGGAACGCCCTCTGA
- a CDS encoding SDR family NAD(P)-dependent oxidoreductase, giving the protein MHDDRTIIVTGASGGIGRTIALRLLEEGANVALAARSDGIEETAAMADAGDRALPVRTDVTDESSVENLIERTEEAFDGLDGVVNNAGIAGPTAPVTDVDADDWDRTMAVNARGPFLVAKHAAALLRESDRASIVTISSISGKRPLADRTPYAASKMAVIGLTRTLAFELGDDDITVNAVCPGATEGPRIERVIENQAEQRGISFDEAKRDVFTDDAALGGLVEAEDVAETVSFLLGPNARRITAQDVNVDAGTVWY; this is encoded by the coding sequence ATGCACGACGACCGAACGATCATCGTCACCGGTGCGAGCGGCGGTATCGGACGAACGATCGCGCTCCGATTGCTCGAGGAGGGGGCGAACGTCGCGCTGGCGGCGCGCAGCGATGGGATCGAGGAGACGGCGGCGATGGCGGACGCCGGGGATCGAGCGCTACCGGTCCGAACCGACGTGACCGACGAGTCGTCGGTCGAGAACCTGATCGAGCGGACGGAGGAGGCGTTCGACGGTCTCGACGGCGTCGTCAACAACGCCGGCATCGCCGGACCGACGGCTCCCGTCACCGACGTCGACGCCGACGACTGGGACCGGACGATGGCGGTCAACGCCAGAGGACCGTTCCTCGTCGCGAAACACGCCGCGGCGCTGCTGCGGGAGAGCGACCGCGCGAGTATCGTCACCATCTCCTCGATCAGCGGGAAGCGACCGCTCGCGGACCGGACGCCGTACGCGGCCTCGAAGATGGCGGTGATCGGGCTCACACGGACGCTCGCGTTCGAACTGGGCGACGACGATATCACGGTCAACGCCGTCTGTCCCGGCGCGACCGAGGGACCGCGCATCGAGCGCGTGATCGAGAACCAGGCCGAGCAGCGGGGGATTTCGTTCGACGAGGCGAAGCGGGACGTCTTCACCGACGACGCGGCGCTCGGGGGACTCGTCGAGGCCGAGGACGTCGCCGAAACCGTCTCGTTCCTGCTGGGCCCGAACGCGCGGCGGATCACCGCACAGGACGTCAACGTTGACGCCGGAACGGTCTGGTACTGA
- the hisD gene encoding histidinol dehydrogenase, which yields MAESTEYLKAAGSASIEIDREVTDAVHDILSEVNDRGDDAVREFTERFDGVDVDEFRVADEEIEAAAADLTDAETETIDNTIENVREFHEEQRDHIEGFEREFEEGVRLGQRIVPVESAGTYVPGGRHPLVAAPAMSIVPAKVAGVERVVTCAPPQDDGSIQPAQLYAMDRAGADEIYSIGGAQAIGAMAYGTESVPGVAKITGPGNVFTTEAKRQVFGHVGIDFLAGPSEVLILTDETADPELVATDLLAQAEHDPNSRPILVSTDRDVAEAAVEALDEQANDLRTEDVARECWEENGEVVVADDMDTAVDVVNDYAIEHLQVMIDEPRSIVDDLTDYGSLFLGEHSPVVFGDKAVGTNHSLPTLEVARYSGGITVDTYLKTLTHQEATEAGAARIAPWAAEICKLEGTHAHQLSAEARLRDDISPDYGPQE from the coding sequence ATGGCAGAGTCAACCGAGTACCTGAAAGCGGCGGGGAGCGCTTCGATCGAGATCGACCGGGAGGTCACGGACGCGGTCCACGATATCCTCAGCGAGGTGAACGACCGCGGCGACGACGCCGTCCGCGAGTTCACCGAGCGGTTCGACGGCGTGGACGTCGACGAGTTCCGTGTCGCCGACGAGGAGATCGAGGCGGCGGCCGCGGACCTGACCGACGCCGAGACGGAGACCATCGACAACACGATCGAAAACGTCCGCGAGTTCCACGAGGAGCAACGCGACCACATCGAGGGCTTCGAGCGGGAGTTCGAGGAGGGCGTGCGCCTCGGTCAGCGCATCGTTCCCGTCGAGTCGGCGGGCACGTACGTCCCCGGCGGTCGCCACCCGCTCGTCGCCGCGCCCGCGATGTCGATCGTCCCCGCGAAAGTCGCCGGCGTCGAACGGGTCGTCACCTGCGCACCGCCACAGGACGACGGGAGCATCCAGCCGGCCCAACTGTACGCCATGGACCGAGCCGGCGCGGACGAGATCTACAGCATCGGCGGCGCGCAGGCCATCGGCGCGATGGCCTACGGCACCGAGTCGGTCCCCGGCGTCGCGAAGATCACGGGGCCCGGCAACGTCTTCACCACCGAAGCGAAGCGGCAGGTCTTCGGCCACGTCGGCATCGACTTCCTCGCCGGCCCCTCGGAGGTGCTCATCCTCACCGACGAGACGGCCGACCCCGAACTGGTCGCGACCGACCTGCTCGCACAGGCCGAACACGATCCCAACTCGCGGCCGATCCTCGTCTCGACCGACCGTGACGTCGCCGAGGCGGCCGTCGAGGCCCTCGACGAGCAGGCCAACGACCTGCGCACCGAGGACGTCGCCCGCGAGTGCTGGGAGGAGAACGGCGAGGTCGTCGTCGCCGACGACATGGACACCGCCGTCGACGTCGTCAACGACTACGCGATCGAACACCTGCAGGTGATGATCGACGAGCCCCGCTCGATCGTCGACGACCTCACCGACTACGGTTCGCTGTTCCTCGGCGAGCACTCGCCGGTCGTCTTCGGCGACAAGGCCGTCGGCACGAACCACAGCCTGCCGACCCTCGAGGTGGCCCGCTACAGCGGCGGGATCACGGTCGACACCTATCTCAAGACGCTCACCCATCAGGAGGCGACCGAAGCGGGCGCCGCCCGCATCGCGCCGTGGGCGGCCGAGATCTGCAAACTCGAGGGGACCCACGCCCACCAGCTCTCGGCAGAAGCGCGCCTCCGCGACGACATCAGTCCCGACTACGGCCCCCAGGAGTGA
- a CDS encoding DUF2250 domain-containing protein: protein MIASRADVARLRTEAETIFTRIDTVTEALERARDRPGEHWDDRELALELETPTGDSIEVTLDLDRSAAENAQQRYERAGELAAKLDEREAVAGELAAVPPEPLAVLILDHLETVRTDDSRSMAGALDADHETVVDLCAAVERSGLLAERPADGDRTRPAYRLTDDGEGILSFLEEREGKRRFLRWIEGTERLARRLSRGGPDYPRMTANELGLDLTAVRHRYRAMEAVGLVTTYEGSIIKGTERKLKPKDETHRKHTYYVTTDVADRILRTLDEE, encoded by the coding sequence ATGATCGCCTCGAGAGCGGACGTAGCGCGGCTGCGGACGGAGGCCGAGACGATCTTCACGCGGATCGACACCGTCACCGAGGCCCTCGAGCGAGCGCGCGACCGGCCGGGCGAGCACTGGGACGATCGAGAACTAGCGCTCGAGCTCGAGACCCCGACCGGCGACTCGATCGAGGTCACGCTGGACCTCGATCGGAGCGCCGCCGAGAACGCCCAGCAGCGGTACGAACGCGCCGGCGAACTCGCAGCGAAGCTCGACGAACGGGAAGCGGTCGCGGGCGAACTCGCCGCCGTGCCGCCGGAGCCGCTCGCCGTCCTGATTCTCGACCACCTCGAGACGGTCAGGACGGACGACTCGCGCTCGATGGCGGGCGCGCTGGACGCCGACCACGAGACGGTCGTCGACCTGTGCGCGGCGGTCGAACGGAGCGGCCTGCTCGCGGAGCGTCCCGCGGACGGTGACCGGACGCGTCCCGCCTATCGGCTCACCGACGACGGTGAGGGAATACTATCGTTTCTCGAGGAACGCGAGGGGAAGCGGCGGTTCCTCCGATGGATCGAGGGCACGGAACGCCTCGCTCGCCGCCTCTCGCGGGGCGGCCCGGACTACCCGCGGATGACCGCGAACGAACTCGGACTCGACCTCACGGCCGTTCGGCACCGCTACCGGGCGATGGAGGCCGTCGGACTCGTCACGACCTACGAGGGGTCGATCATCAAGGGAACCGAGCGGAAGCTCAAGCCGAAAGACGAGACCCACCGCAAGCATACGTACTACGTGACGACCGACGTCGCCGACCGGATTCTGCGGACGCTCGACGAGGAGTGA